A genomic segment from Kineococcus rhizosphaerae encodes:
- a CDS encoding DJ-1/PfpI family protein yields the protein MKHLGIVLFDGVEELDAVGPWDVLAAWTQQHPEDGWVVTTLSRDGGEVTAAKGMRFVAAHSFADAPPLQAVLHPGGRGTRPQLRDEDHLEWVRAQRRSAPLMTSVCTGSLVYAAAGLLANRPATTHWGSLDLLRELDASIDVRPDDRFVDDGDVVTSAGVSAGIDMALHLVARLSSPDRARQVRRAIQYDPQPPV from the coding sequence GTGAAGCACCTCGGCATCGTCCTGTTCGACGGCGTGGAAGAACTCGACGCCGTCGGGCCCTGGGACGTCCTGGCCGCCTGGACCCAGCAGCACCCCGAGGACGGCTGGGTCGTGACCACCCTGTCCCGCGACGGCGGTGAGGTGACGGCGGCCAAGGGGATGCGGTTCGTCGCCGCGCACTCGTTCGCCGACGCGCCCCCGCTGCAGGCCGTGCTGCACCCCGGCGGCCGCGGGACGCGCCCGCAGCTGCGCGACGAGGACCACCTGGAGTGGGTGCGCGCGCAACGCCGCAGCGCGCCGCTCATGACGAGCGTGTGCACCGGTTCGCTCGTCTACGCCGCCGCCGGGCTGCTGGCAAACCGCCCAGCGACGACGCACTGGGGCTCGCTGGACCTGCTGCGCGAACTCGACGCCAGCATCGACGTGCGCCCCGACGACCGCTTCGTCGACGACGGCGACGTCGTCACCTCCGCGGGCGTCTCCGCCGGCATCGACATGGCCCTGCACCTCGTGGCCCGGCTCAGCTCCCCCGACCGGGCGCGGCAGGTGCGCCGGGCGATCCAGTACGACCCCCAGCCCCCGG
- a CDS encoding GntR family transcriptional regulator has protein sequence MDVSAITVPTLAEEVYDRVRSGITSGTLAPGSRVSIRALADQLSVSTMPVREALKRLQAEGFVVFGRRSVSVVSLTAEELHQVFAVRLHLEQLATEWALPRLTPTDVDDLRAVLAEMADDHLETGRWRALNRRFHQRFYECAASPYLLDLIRGVWDRVEPYMAIYASTVEDFSEAHRQHVRMLGLIETGDLPGLLAENDWHLEHTRRTVAEALSEARRPPT, from the coding sequence GTGGACGTCAGCGCCATCACCGTTCCCACGCTCGCGGAGGAGGTGTACGACCGTGTCCGGTCCGGCATCACCAGCGGAACCCTCGCCCCGGGCAGCCGGGTCTCGATCCGGGCCCTGGCCGACCAGCTCTCGGTGAGCACCATGCCGGTCCGCGAAGCGCTCAAGCGGTTGCAGGCCGAGGGTTTCGTCGTCTTCGGGCGCCGCAGCGTCAGCGTGGTCTCGCTGACCGCCGAGGAACTGCACCAGGTCTTCGCCGTCCGCCTGCACCTGGAGCAGCTGGCCACCGAGTGGGCCCTGCCCCGGCTGACGCCCACGGACGTCGACGACCTGCGCGCCGTCCTGGCCGAGATGGCCGACGATCACCTCGAGACGGGTCGTTGGCGGGCCCTGAACCGCCGTTTCCACCAGCGCTTCTACGAGTGCGCGGCCAGTCCCTACCTGCTGGACCTCATCCGGGGGGTCTGGGACCGGGTCGAGCCGTACATGGCCATCTACGCCTCGACCGTGGAGGACTTCAGCGAAGCGCACCGGCAGCACGTGCGGATGCTGGGGCTCATCGAGACCGGGGACCTGCCGGGGTTGCTGGCCGAGAACGACTGGCACCTGGAGCACACCCGCCGCACGGTCGCCGAGGCGCTGTCCGAGGCGCGCCGACCACCCACCTGA
- a CDS encoding pirin family protein — MQVHAPRDVPLGGPRAMTVRRTLPQRALTLVGSWCFLDHFGPDRVADSGGMRVPRHPHTGLATVTWLFTGAVAHLDSAGYRAVVRPGQVNLMVAGRGISHQEFSTPDTEVLHGTQLWFALPEATRAMEPTFQHHEPVPVRHDDAELRVFIGSLAGVGSPVRTFTAPLLGAEVLLPAGGQVTVDLEPGFEHGVLLDSGALTVDGEPLPPAHLAHLPTGRTSATLRAGDGPVRALLIGGVPLGERIVMWWNFVGRDHDEVAAYRERWQAEITGPVEGEPQFGVFPDGEPEPLPAPELPNARLQPRG; from the coding sequence GTGCAGGTCCACGCCCCCCGCGACGTCCCCCTCGGTGGTCCGCGGGCCATGACGGTGCGGCGCACCCTCCCGCAGCGGGCCCTCACCCTCGTCGGGTCGTGGTGCTTCCTCGACCACTTCGGGCCCGACCGCGTCGCGGACAGCGGGGGCATGCGGGTGCCGCGGCACCCGCACACCGGCCTGGCCACCGTGACGTGGTTGTTCACCGGTGCCGTCGCCCACCTCGACTCCGCCGGCTACCGGGCCGTCGTGCGCCCGGGGCAGGTCAACCTCATGGTCGCCGGTCGCGGCATCTCCCACCAGGAGTTCTCCACCCCGGACACCGAGGTCCTGCACGGCACCCAGTTGTGGTTCGCGCTGCCCGAGGCGACGCGCGCGATGGAGCCGACGTTCCAGCACCACGAACCCGTTCCGGTCCGGCATGACGACGCGGAACTGCGCGTCTTCATCGGCTCGCTGGCCGGGGTGGGTTCGCCCGTGCGGACGTTCACCGCGCCGCTGCTGGGGGCGGAGGTCCTGCTGCCGGCCGGCGGGCAGGTCACCGTCGACCTCGAGCCGGGTTTCGAGCACGGTGTCCTGCTGGACTCCGGCGCGCTCACCGTCGACGGCGAGCCCCTGCCGCCCGCGCACCTGGCCCACCTGCCCACCGGGCGCACGTCGGCGACGCTGCGCGCCGGGGACGGACCCGTCCGGGCGCTGCTCATCGGCGGGGTCCCGCTGGGGGAGCGGATCGTCATGTGGTGGAACTTCGTCGGCCGCGACCACGACGAGGTCGCCGCGTACCGCGAACGGTGGCAGGCCGAGATCACCGGGCCCGTCGAGGGGGAGCCGCAGTTCGGCGTCTTCCCCGACGGGGAGCCCGAGCCGTTGCCCGCGCCGGAATTGCCGAACGCCCGGCTGCAGCCGCGCGGGTAG